GCCTGGAGCGCTTCGCGGGCGTCCTGCCCGCCGCGCGGATCGTGCTCGTGCATCCTGCCGGGGAAGCAACGCGCGTTGCCGCGCTGCTGCCGGCCGCGCTCGCTGGAGTCCGCCTCGCCGAGGGCGGCGCCACGCGCCAGGCCTCGGTGGCCGCTGGGCTGGCGGCGATCCCCGAGCGCGAGGGCTTCGTGGCCGTGCACGACGCGGCGCGCCCCTTCCCGCCGGCTGCCGCGCTCGCCGAGTGGCTCACGCGCCTCGCGGCCGCCGGCAGCCAGGCCGGACTGCTGCCCGTGCTCGCCGTGCCCGACACCGTGCTCACTGTAAGCGAGGGCCGCGTGCGCGGGCGCCTCGATCGCACGCGCCTGGGCCGCGCGCAGACGCCGCAGCTCTTCCCCTTGCCGCTGCTCCGCGCCGCGCACGCCGCCGCGCTGGCCCGCGGCGAAGCAGACGCCACCGACGACGCCGGGCTGCTCCTCGCCCTGGGCAAGGAGGTGATCGCCGTGCCGGGCGATCCCGCGAATCTCAAGATCACCACGGCCGAAGACCTGGCCGGCGCCGAGCGCCTGCTCGGCGCGCCCGCGCTGCGCGTCGGCCAGGGCTTCGACTCGCATCGCTTCGACCCCGCGCGGCCGCTCATCCTCGGCGGGGTGAAGGTGCCGAGCACAGTCGGCGGTCTGGCCGGCCACTCGGACGCCGACGTGCTGACCCACGCCATCATGGACGCCCTGCTGGGCGCCGCCGCACTCGGCGACATCGGCCGCCACTTCCCGGACACGGACCCGGCCTATGCGGGCGCGGACAGCCTTGCCCTGCTCGCCCGCGTGCGCGCGCTGCTCGCGGACGCGGGTCTCGCGCCCTGGCAGGTGGACGCCACGGTCATCGCCGAGCAGCCGAAGCTCGCGCCTCACATCGACGCCATGCGCGAGCGCTTGGCCGAGGCGCTGGGGCTGCCGATCGCGCGCGTCTCCGTGAAGGCCAGCACCAACGAGCGCATGGGCGCCCTCGGCCG
This sequence is a window from bacterium. Protein-coding genes within it:
- a CDS encoding 2-C-methyl-D-erythritol 2,4-cyclodiphosphate synthase, whose amino-acid sequence is MLDRLWIVVVAGGSGSRLGGETPKQFLPLAGRPLLLHCLERFAGVLPAARIVLVHPAGEATRVAALLPAALAGVRLAEGGATRQASVAAGLAAIPEREGFVAVHDAARPFPPAAALAEWLTRLAAAGSQAGLLPVLAVPDTVLTVSEGRVRGRLDRTRLGRAQTPQLFPLPLLRAAHAAALARGEADATDDAGLLLALGKEVIAVPGDPANLKITTAEDLAGAERLLGAPALRVGQGFDSHRFDPARPLILGGVKVPSTVGGLAGHSDADVLTHAIMDALLGAAALGDIGRHFPDTDPAYAGADSLALLARVRALLADAGLAPWQVDATVIAEQPKLAPHIDAMRERLAEALGLPIARVSVKASTNERMGALGRGEGMAALAIALVRELPQ